From Roseateles sp. SL47:
TCAACCACAAGAACGAGGTGTTCTGGGGCAAGCGCATACGCACCCATTCTTGGCAGTTCCCTCAAGGGGGAATCAAGCATGGAGAAACGCCCGAGCAGGCGATGTTCAGAGAGCTGCATGAGGAAGTGGGCCTCACTGCAGACCATGTGCGCATCATTGCGCGCACCAGGGACTGGCTACGTTATGAAGTGCCAGACCATTTCATCCGGCGGGACGCACGGGGGCACTATCGCGGGCAAAAGCAAATCTGGTTCCTGTTGCAGCTGACCGGCCGCGACAGCGATATGAACCTGCGTGCCACTGACCATCCGGAGTTTGATGCCTGGCGTTGGAATGAATATTGGGTGCCGCTGGAGGCGGTGATCGAGTTCAAGCGAGGCGTCTATCAGATGGCCCTGACCGAACTTGCACGCTTCCTGCCACGTCTGAATCATCACAACCGCTACCTGCGGGCTGGCATGCGCCCGCCTCCACGCGGCGACCGGCCAGATCGGCATGAGCGGCATGACCACGCCAGCCGCGGCCACTTTGACGAGCACCACGGGCACGGGCACGGGCAGTTTCAGGACCCGCCTGCAGGGCCTGAGGTGGTCGGGCACGCGACGGGGCCTGCGCCGGGCAGCGCCACGGCCACCCCCGAGAGCTCTGCCCTGCCACACGTCAACGGCTCTGAACCGCCCACAACCGACTGACACCGGACCGCCCCTCGAAAAGCAAAGAACCCGCCACTCCATCGGATTGGCGGGTTCTTTTTTTGAGGCTGCCCCTTGGAGGGGCGGGCGCGAGATCAGCGCAGGACCAGGTTGTCCCGATGGATCAGCTCCGGCTCGGCCGCATAACCGATGATCCGCTCGATGTCGAAGGACGGCTTGCGGGCGATCAGGCGGGCCTCGGCGCTGGAGTAGTTGGTCAGGCCTCGGGCCAGTTCGTGGCCGGACGGGTCCAGCACGGCAATCACGTCGCCACGGTGGAAATCGCCCTGCACTTCCTGCACGCCGATGGGCAACAGGCTCTTGCCTTCATCCTTGAGCTTGATGGCGGCGCCGGCATCCACACGGACCGAGCCGCGCAGTTGCAGATGGTCCACCATCCACTGCTTGCGGGCGGCCAGCTTGGCGGTGCTGGCCAGCAGCGCGGTGCCGATGGTTTCTCCATGGGCCAGACGCAGCAACACATCGGGCTCACGGCCCCAGGCGATGACGGTGGAGGCGCCACTGCTGGCGGCGCGCTTGGCCGCCAGAATCTTGGTGATCATGCCGCCGCGCCCGATGCTGCTGCCGGCACCGCCGGCCATCACTTCCAGTTCCGGCGTTCCAGCCACCGCCTGGTCGATGAACCGCGCGGTGGGGTCCTTGCGCGGATCGGCCGAGTACAGGCCCTTCTGGTCGGTCAGGATCACCAGCGCATCCGCCTCCACCAGATTCGCCACCAGGGCACCCAGCGTGTCGTTGTCGCCGAATTTGATTTCGTCGTTGACGACCGTGTCGTTCTCGTTGATCACCGGCAGCACCCGGTGCTGCAGCAGCGCCAGCAAGGTGGAACGGGCGTTGAGATAACGCTCGCGATCCGCCAGGTCGGCATGGGTGAGCAGCACCTGTGCGCTGGTCAGGCCGTGCTCGCGCAGCTTGGTTTCGTACATCTGGGCCAGGCCCATCTGACCAACCGCCGCAGCTGCCTGCAACTCGTGCAATTCCTTCGGGCGGGTGGACCAGCCCAGGCGCTTCATGCCTTCGGCAATCGCTCCGCTGGACACCATGACCACTTCGCGCCCTTCCAGGGCCAGTTGCGCCAGCTGGCGGCACCAGTTGCCAATGGCCTCGGCATCCACACCGCGACCTTCATTGGTCACCAGGCTGGAACCGACCTTGACGACGATGCGCCGGGCGCCCTGGAGCACGCTGGTCATGATGCGGGGTCGAAGCGGGGATCGCGCTCAGGCGCCTTCTCGGCCTTGTCAGCCTTCTTGCCCTTGGCGCCCTTGCCAGCCGTCTTGGTAGCGACCTTGGGGGCGGCTTTGGCAGCGCTGTTGGTGGCGGTCTTGGTGGCGGTTTTTGCGGCGAGCTTGGGGGCCGCGGCCGGGCTCGCCGCCACGGCGTCTTCACCCGCTGCCGCCGCTTCCTTGGCCTCCTTCGCCAGCTTCAGCGCCTTCGCCTTGGCGGCACGGGTAGCGCGGGTTTCCTGGAACGCCTTGGGCGCTTCCGGCACCGGTTCATCGAACCGCACATCAGGATCTTCCGGCGGCGGCGCCTTGATGGCGGCGACGTGGTCGTAGATGGCGCGGATCAGCGGCTCACACCCTTCGCGGGTGAGCGCCGAGATCTCAAAGACCGGGCCCTTCCACTTGTAGCGCTTGACGAAGTCCTTCACACGCTCGGCACGCTCCTCGGCCGGCACCATGTCCAGCTTGTTCAGCACCAGCCAGCGCGGCTTTTCATACAAAGTCTGGTCGTACTTCTGCAGTTCCTTGACGATGGCCTTGGCTTCCTTCACCGGGTCCACGTCCGGATTGAAGGGAGCCAGATCCACCACGTGCAGCAGCACACGGGTGCGCTGCAAGTGACGCAGGAACTGGTGGCCCAGGCCGGCACCTTCGGCCGCACCTTCGATCAAGCCGGGGATGTCGGCAATCACGAAGCTCTTTTCCGGGCCCACGCGCACGACGCCCAGGTTGGGGTAGAGCGTGGTGAAGGGATAGTCGGCGATCTTGGGACGTGCATTGGACACGGCGGCGATCAGCGTGGACTTGCCCGCATTCGGCTGGCCTAGCAGGCCGACGTCGGCCAGCACGCGCAGTTCCAGCTTGACCTTCTTGACCTCACCGGGCCAGCCGGGCGTTTTTTGACGCGGGGCGCGGTTGGTACTGGTCTTGAAATGCAGGTTGCCGAAACCGCCGTCACCGCCCTTGGCCAGCAGCAACGGCACATCCGGCTCCAGCAGTTCGGCGATGACTTCGTCGGTTTCCAGGTCGCGCACGATGGTGCCGACCGGCATGCGCAGGATGATGTCTTCCGCTGCGGCACCGAACTGGTCCGAACCGCGGCCGGCTTCGCCATTGCGCGCCTCATGGCGGCGGGCATAGCGGTAGTCGATGAGGGTGTTCAGGTTGCGGTCTGCCACCGCATACACGCTGCCGCCCCGGCCGCCGTCGCCGCCGTCCGGCCCGCCGAAGGGGATGAACTTCTCGCGGCGGAAACTCGCGCAGCCCGCGCCGCCATTGCCGGCGGCGATGTCGATGGTGGCTTCGTCAACGAATTTCATGGATGGCCTTCTGTCCCGGAGCGGAACAATCGTAATTCATGGTCCGACGCTCCCGCGCGGCCCGAGGTTTCACAAATCGCGCGGTGCGCATTCGTGAGAAAAACAAAAGCCCCGGGCAATGCCGGGGCTCTGGCGTTGCGCAGCGCCGGGACGAACCCGGCCACTGCACATCAGGAACTCAACAACAGATTCAGACCGGCGTAACGACGACGGTGGAACGGTTGTTTTCGCCCTTGACGGTGAAGGACACTTCGCCGTCGATCAGCGCGAACAGCGTGTGGTCCTTGCCCATGCCCACGTTGGTGCCAGCGTGGAACTTGGTGCCACGTTGACGAACGATGATGGAGCCGGCCGACACGGCCTGACCGCCATACACCTTCACGCCCAGCATCTTGGGCTTGGAGTCGCGGCCATTTCGTGTTGAGCCGCCGCCTTTTTTCTGTGCCATGGATTACTCCTTAATGGTTGCGTGGATCAGCCGACGGATCAGCCGTTCACCGCGCTGATTTCCAGCTCGGTGTAGGTCTGGCGATGGCCTTGGCTCTTCTTGTAGTGCTTACGACGGCGCAGCTTGAAGATGCGCACCTTGTCGTGCTTGCCATGAGCCACCACAGTGGCCTTCACGCTTGCGCCAGCAACCAAGGGAGTCCCGATCTTCAGGTCGCCACCGTTACCCACGGCGAGCACCTGCTCGATCACGATCTCTTGGCCAACTTCCGCAGCAATCTGTTCTACCTTGATCTTCTCGCCAGCAGCAACCTTGTATTGCTTGCCACCGGTTTTTATGACCGCGTACATATCAGCCCTTTCAACTAACAACTTTGACTTCACTCAACCACCAGAATCGGCGGTTAGCGCTCCCAGTTCGCTGGCTCGGCATGGTTTTAGCCATGGCGCCAGGCTGCTGGTACTTTTTCTTCGCCAAAGAAAACACTCCGCCAAAAGCGCGGAAGCCGCAGATCCTAGCACAAGGGGTTTCCCGCAGGCAAGCCAAAGGCCCTGCAGGGGCGCAGGGCTGGGGCTTGGCGTCGGCTTTGCGGGTGTCACCGTGCGTCACCGGACAACACAGGGCGAAACTGGGCCACACAGGGCATCGGTAAACCGGCATGGAGGTCGCCGCTGCCGGACCCACGGGGCTGGAAGCGCTACCCAGCCCCGAAGCATTCGCGTGAATTTGTCACACCAAGGATTTGCCGGTGCCATGCCGAGTTCTGAGCGATGGTGCCACGAGGCCCTTTCCCTGCACTGACAACACCCGACCCTCGACGTGAAGGGTCGCGAGATCACGTCAACAAGCGTGCGAGAAACCGCACCCCTCCCCCGGCAAGTCGACAGGCCTTTCTATAATCCGCGTTCCCCCCTTTTGTGAGCCAAGAGTGCAGCCCATTGCCTCTACCCCTGTTGCCGAGGTCCTCGCTGCGCTGAATGCGCAGATGGAAGAGGTCGATGCCGTCATCGCGCGCCGCCTGTCTTCTGACGTTGCCCTGATCAACCAGATCTCCGCCTACATCATTCATGCGGGTGGCAAGCGCATGCGGCCCAAGCTGGTGCTGATGTTTGCCAATGCGCTGGGTGCCGACAGCCCAGCCAGCCGTGAACTGGCGGCGGTGGTTGAATTCATCCACACGGCCACGCTGCTGCACGACGATGTGGTGGACGAGTCCGAGCTGCGCCGCGGCAAACAGACCGCCAACGCCATGTTTGGCAACGCCGCCAGCGTGCTGGTGGGTGACTTTCTCTATTCCCGCGCCTTCCAGATGATGGTGTCGGTGAATCGCATGCGGGTGCTGGAGGTCCTGGCGGACGCCACCAACGTGATTGCAGAAGGGGAAGTCCTGCAGCTGATGAACATGCATGACCCGGATGTGGCGGTGGACAGCTACTTGCGTGTCATTCGCTACAAGACGGCCAAACTGTTTGAAGCCAGCGCCCGTTTAGGTGCGGTGCTGGCCGATGCAGCCGCCGATCTGGAAGATGCCTGCGCCGGTTACGGCCGCGCCCTGGGCACCGCCTTCCAGCTGATCGATGACGCGCTGGACTATGAAGGTAGCAGCGAATCGCTGGGCAAGAACGTGGGGGATGACCTGCGCGAAGGCAAGCCGACGCTGCCGCTGCTGATTGCGATGGAGCGTGGCACCGAGCAGGAACGTGCCCTCATCCGCCACGCCATCGAGCATGGCGAGGTGGAACGGCTGAAGGACATCGTGGAGATCGTGCGCCGAACGGGCGCATTGGAAGCCACCCGTGATGCCGCTCGCGCGGAGATCGAACAAGCGAAGCAGTGCTTGTCTCATTTACCTCTTAACAAGTGGCGAGAAAGTCTGCTAGAATTTGCGGCTCAGTCGGTAGAGAGAAATTCCTGAAGCAGCTCGGTAGTTCAGAGCGGTTTTCAAGAGATTGAACTGATCGATTGAAGCAAAACCATCAACAGATTGCGATCAAACATTGATCCATCCATTGATGGGCACCATCGGGGTGTAGCTTAGCCTGGTAGAGCGCTACGTTCGGGACGTAGAGGCCGGAGGTTCGAATCCTCTCACCCCGACCAGGAATTTCCTTCTAGATCAAGCATTTATGCTGAACTACTCTGCATAGGCATTGATGCCAAGTTAGAGTAAATTCAAGATCTGGGTGTCCCAAAGATGTCCCAAGACCGCAGAGGTTCTTGGGACATTTTTTTTGCGGACTCGCCTACTTCTCGGCTGTGGCGCATAGCCCGAGGCGGAACACCCAAGCAGGATGCCAACCCTCACGCCTCGTTCGGCGCATAACTTCGGACCGGTAGGCAGTCGGTTCGGGAGGGGCTCTACGCCTGTGTCTGGTGCAGTTGCAGTGCAGGCATGCGGCAACAACATTTTCTGGTGCGTCGCGGCCGCCGCTTGCCCGAGGCACCAAGTGCTCTGCGGTACACCTCAAGCGAGATAAACCCGATCGCCTTGCAACCGATAGCTCGTCAGGGGAGGCGAGCCACATGTGGACGCCGCAATACCAGCAGCGCCCGTCCTGATGGTCGAAGGCTTTGCGG
This genomic window contains:
- a CDS encoding RNA pyrophosphohydrolase, which encodes MLDREGFRPNVGIILLNHKNEVFWGKRIRTHSWQFPQGGIKHGETPEQAMFRELHEEVGLTADHVRIIARTRDWLRYEVPDHFIRRDARGHYRGQKQIWFLLQLTGRDSDMNLRATDHPEFDAWRWNEYWVPLEAVIEFKRGVYQMALTELARFLPRLNHHNRYLRAGMRPPPRGDRPDRHERHDHASRGHFDEHHGHGHGQFQDPPAGPEVVGHATGPAPGSATATPESSALPHVNGSEPPTTD
- the proB gene encoding glutamate 5-kinase; its protein translation is MTSVLQGARRIVVKVGSSLVTNEGRGVDAEAIGNWCRQLAQLALEGREVVMVSSGAIAEGMKRLGWSTRPKELHELQAAAAVGQMGLAQMYETKLREHGLTSAQVLLTHADLADRERYLNARSTLLALLQHRVLPVINENDTVVNDEIKFGDNDTLGALVANLVEADALVILTDQKGLYSADPRKDPTARFIDQAVAGTPELEVMAGGAGSSIGRGGMITKILAAKRAASSGASTVIAWGREPDVLLRLAHGETIGTALLASTAKLAARKQWMVDHLQLRGSVRVDAGAAIKLKDEGKSLLPIGVQEVQGDFHRGDVIAVLDPSGHELARGLTNYSSAEARLIARKPSFDIERIIGYAAEPELIHRDNLVLR
- the rpmA gene encoding 50S ribosomal protein L27, producing MAQKKGGGSTRNGRDSKPKMLGVKVYGGQAVSAGSIIVRQRGTKFHAGTNVGMGKDHTLFALIDGEVSFTVKGENNRSTVVVTPV
- the rplU gene encoding 50S ribosomal protein L21: MYAVIKTGGKQYKVAAGEKIKVEQIAAEVGQEIVIEQVLAVGNGGDLKIGTPLVAGASVKATVVAHGKHDKVRIFKLRRRKHYKKSQGHRQTYTELEISAVNG
- a CDS encoding polyprenyl synthetase family protein, translating into MEEVDAVIARRLSSDVALINQISAYIIHAGGKRMRPKLVLMFANALGADSPASRELAAVVEFIHTATLLHDDVVDESELRRGKQTANAMFGNAASVLVGDFLYSRAFQMMVSVNRMRVLEVLADATNVIAEGEVLQLMNMHDPDVAVDSYLRVIRYKTAKLFEASARLGAVLADAAADLEDACAGYGRALGTAFQLIDDALDYEGSSESLGKNVGDDLREGKPTLPLLIAMERGTEQERALIRHAIEHGEVERLKDIVEIVRRTGALEATRDAARAEIEQAKQCLSHLPLNKWRESLLEFAAQSVERNS
- a CDS encoding HNH endonuclease: MPSKIQTLRRKAFDHQDGRCWYCGVHMWLASPDELSVARRSGLSRLRCTAEHLVPRASGGRDAPENVVAACLHCNCTRHRRRAPPEPTAYRSEVMRRTRREGWHPAWVFRLGLCATAEK